From Antennarius striatus isolate MH-2024 chromosome 14, ASM4005453v1, whole genome shotgun sequence, the proteins below share one genomic window:
- the c14h6orf136 gene encoding uncharacterized protein C6orf136 homolog, whose product MAVSRGGLAFCVSCVCSHSRRLPIRRRSWSLSQVVGWHWFSQTRTLSSLSWALAPPNTLRYQTVKPPALSHPFHRAPQPREAASCREDSLSVCVLVRQGEREGLHTLLEISLLGHHEAGGLLALSPEFAFPLTTVDGSREDDISIDGFRRQGVDLFKREHGCFRTLFDAERCPAPFTYGSHFYCFHCPGTEPGGRLEHRQHVGLDHKAADWRLLLHLSLCSHAGKTDGKQSKRDSKRAEQMAMMYERLRVELPNILIRKHDYSMYSSDIEFINGFLNTKTRGIMMYRLNLSLWHFLCLCWYAMAKLEVLKLTSHVEQGTIKARWRVRGIPMHSLLLRFYQKDKSNLFRSFDAFSTFYIGQDGLIHCHQVEKVMPAQPPVLSRITHVMIGALVALGLQEERPALHLILPSVLTQGDPKLTSEQRLEDSAMCPRSV is encoded by the exons ATGGCTGTGAGCAGAGGGGGTCTGGCCTTCTGTGTGAGTTGTGTCTGCAGCCACAGCAGAAGGTTACCCATCAGGAGACGGAGCTGGTCTCTCAGTCAG GTGGTGGGATGGCACTGGTTCAGCCAGACTCGCACCCTGAGCAGCTTATCATGGGCCCTGGCACCCCCTAACACCTTAAGATATCAGACAGTTAAACCCCCGGCGCTGTCCCACCCATTCCACCGCGCCCCCCAGCCTCGGGAAGCAGCTTCCTGCCGGGAGGACTCCCtcagtgtgtgcgtgctggTGCGACAGGGCGAGCGTGAGGGCCTCCACACCCTGCTGGAGATCTCTCTGCTCGGCCACCATGAAGCAGGAGGACTCCTCGCTCTGAGCCCCGAGTTTGCGTTTCCCTTGACGACGGTGGACGGCAGCCGAGAGGATGACATCAGCATCGACGGCTTCAGGAGACAAGGGGTGGATCTTTTCAAGAGAGAGCACGGCTGTTTCAGGACTCTGTTTGACGCGGAGAGATGTCCGGCACCCTTCACATACGGCTCCCACTTTTACTGCTTCCACTGCCCGGGCACAGAGCCCGGCGGGAGGCTGGAACACAGGCAACATGTTGGACTGGACCACAAAGCAGCGGATTGGCGTCTGctgctccatctctctctctgcagccaCGCAGGGAAAACGGACGGGAAGCAGAGTAAAAGAGACTCTAAGAGAGCCGAGCAAATGGCCATGATGTACGAACGACTGAGGGTGGAG CTTCCAAACATCTTGATCAGGAAACACGACTACTCCATGTACTCCAGTGACATCGAGTTCATCAACGGCTTCCTGAATACCAAGACCAG agGCATCATGATGTATCGACTCAACCTCTCTCTGTGgcacttcctgtgtctgtgttggtACGCCATGGCCAAGCTGGAGGTCCTCAAACTCACCTCACACGTAGAACAGGGGACCATTAAAGCGCGCTGGAGGGTCAGGGGCATTCCCATGCACTCTCTGCTGCTGCGCTTCTACCAGAAAGACAAATCCAACTTGTTCAG ATCCTTTGATGCCTTCTCTACATTCTACATTGGACAGGATGGACTCATTCACTGTCATCAAGTTGAAAAG GTGATGCCGGCTCAGCCCCCCGTCCTTTCCAGAATCACTCATGTCATGATCGGGGCTCTGGTTGCCCTCGGGCTGCAGGAGGAACGACCTGCTCTCCATCTGATCCTCCCTTCTGTCCTCACTCAAGGAGATCCCAAACTGACCTCAGAACAGCGGCTGGAGGATTCAGCCATGTGTCCAAGATCTGTGTGA